A genome region from Kiloniellales bacterium includes the following:
- a CDS encoding bifunctional salicylyl-CoA 5-hydroxylase/oxidoreductase, with the protein MAKRIACLGGGPAGLYFAISAKLRDPAHDVVVVERNRPHDTFGWGVVLSDETLDNLAANDPVSAEVIRRHFAYWDDIAVHYRGSRTVSSGHGFCGIGRRKLLNILQDRAQELGIELRFETEIASTADFDDHDLIVASDGLNSKIRSEHAAVFKPDVDVRACKYIWLGTHQKFDDAFTFIFEETEHGWIWVHAYQFDADTATFIVECAEDTWRNLGFDRMSQAETIARCEELFAGYLGGHELMSNAKHLRGSAWLNFPRVLCEKWSHGKIVLMGDAAATAHFSVGSGTKLALESAIALADYLQSEPDMPAAFARYEDERRTEVLRLQSAARNSTEWFEQVERYLHLDPVQFTYSLLTRSQRISHENLRLRDGGWLEGAESWFETQATGQTPNRARPPMFVPFRLRGLELANRVVVSPMAQYKAVEGNPTDWHLIHYGERAKGGAGLVYTEMTCVSPEGRISPGCTGLYAPEHEAAWTRIVDFIRAETPAKVAIQLGHSGPKGSTQLGWEEMDAPLETGNWEVMGPSPVPWSEANQVPREMTKADMDLVRDQFVASAEMALRCGFDLLELHCAHGYLLSAFITPLTNRRGDAYGGSLDNRLRFPLEVFEAVRAVWPAEKPISIRISAHDWVGDEGVTLEEAVAIARRLGEAGVDIIDVSAGQTSTRAQPVYGRMFQTPFSDRIRNETGLATMAVGNIYEPDHVNSILMAGRADLCCLARPHLADPYWTLHAAAALGQADAVWPKPYLAGRDQLQRLAARGETGTMKV; encoded by the coding sequence ATGGCCAAGCGTATCGCCTGCCTCGGCGGCGGCCCGGCGGGGCTCTACTTCGCGATCAGCGCCAAGCTGCGCGATCCCGCCCACGACGTGGTCGTCGTCGAGCGCAACAGACCTCACGACACCTTCGGCTGGGGCGTGGTGCTCTCCGACGAGACCCTGGACAACCTCGCCGCCAACGACCCCGTCAGCGCCGAGGTCATCCGCCGGCACTTCGCCTACTGGGACGACATCGCGGTCCACTACCGGGGCAGCCGGACGGTCTCTTCCGGGCACGGCTTCTGCGGCATCGGGCGGCGCAAGCTGCTCAACATCCTGCAGGACCGGGCGCAGGAGCTGGGCATCGAGCTGCGCTTCGAGACCGAGATCGCCTCGACCGCGGACTTCGACGACCACGACCTGATCGTCGCCTCCGACGGGCTGAACTCGAAGATCCGCAGCGAGCACGCCGCGGTCTTCAAGCCCGACGTCGACGTCCGGGCCTGCAAGTACATCTGGCTCGGCACCCACCAGAAGTTCGACGACGCCTTCACCTTCATCTTCGAGGAGACCGAACACGGCTGGATCTGGGTCCACGCCTATCAGTTCGACGCGGACACCGCGACCTTCATCGTGGAGTGCGCCGAGGACACCTGGCGCAACCTCGGCTTCGACCGGATGAGCCAGGCTGAGACCATCGCGCGCTGCGAAGAGCTCTTCGCCGGCTACCTGGGCGGCCACGAGCTGATGTCCAACGCCAAGCACCTGCGCGGCTCGGCCTGGCTGAACTTCCCACGGGTGCTCTGCGAGAAGTGGTCCCACGGCAAGATCGTCCTGATGGGCGACGCCGCCGCGACCGCGCACTTCTCGGTCGGCTCGGGCACCAAGCTGGCCCTGGAGAGCGCCATCGCTCTGGCCGACTACCTGCAGTCCGAGCCGGACATGCCGGCCGCCTTCGCCCGCTACGAAGACGAGCGGCGAACCGAGGTGCTGCGCCTGCAATCGGCGGCGCGCAACTCGACCGAATGGTTCGAGCAGGTCGAGCGCTACCTGCACCTGGACCCGGTGCAGTTCACTTACTCCCTGCTGACCCGCTCGCAGCGGATCAGCCACGAGAACCTGCGCCTGCGCGACGGCGGCTGGCTGGAGGGCGCAGAGTCCTGGTTCGAGACCCAGGCGACGGGCCAGACGCCGAACCGGGCCCGGCCGCCGATGTTCGTGCCCTTCCGCCTGCGCGGTCTGGAGCTGGCCAACCGGGTCGTGGTCTCGCCCATGGCGCAGTACAAGGCGGTCGAAGGCAACCCGACGGACTGGCACCTGATCCACTACGGCGAGCGGGCCAAGGGCGGCGCCGGGCTTGTCTATACCGAGATGACCTGCGTCTCGCCGGAGGGCCGGATCAGCCCCGGCTGCACCGGCCTCTACGCGCCCGAGCACGAGGCCGCCTGGACCCGGATCGTCGATTTCATCCGTGCCGAGACGCCGGCAAAGGTGGCGATCCAGCTTGGCCACTCCGGACCCAAGGGCTCGACCCAGCTCGGCTGGGAGGAGATGGACGCGCCGCTCGAGACCGGCAACTGGGAGGTCATGGGGCCTTCGCCGGTGCCCTGGTCCGAGGCCAACCAGGTGCCGAGGGAGATGACCAAGGCGGACATGGACCTGGTCCGCGACCAGTTCGTCGCTTCGGCCGAGATGGCGCTGCGCTGCGGATTCGACCTGCTGGAGCTGCACTGCGCCCACGGCTACCTGCTCTCGGCCTTCATCACGCCGCTCACCAACCGGCGCGGCGACGCCTACGGCGGCTCGCTGGACAACCGCCTGCGCTTCCCGCTGGAGGTCTTCGAGGCGGTGCGCGCGGTCTGGCCGGCGGAGAAGCCGATCTCGATCCGCATCTCGGCCCACGACTGGGTCGGCGACGAAGGCGTCACGCTGGAGGAGGCCGTGGCCATCGCGCGCAGGCTGGGCGAAGCCGGGGTCGACATCATCGACGTCTCGGCCGGGCAGACCTCGACCCGGGCCCAGCCGGTCTACGGCCGCATGTTCCAGACGCCCTTCTCGGACCGGATCCGCAACGAGACCGGGCTGGCGACCATGGCCGTCGGCAACATCTACGAGCCGGACCACGTGAACTCGATCCTCATGGCCGGGCGCGCCGACCTCTGCTGCCTGGCCCGGCCGCACCTGGCCGATCCCTACTGGACCCTGCACGCGGCGGCGGCCCTGGGCCAGGCGGACGCGGTCTGGCCCAAACCCTATCTGGCCGGACGCGACCAGCTGCAGCGCCTGGCGGCCCGCGGCGAGACCGGGACGATGAAGGTGTGA
- a CDS encoding tyrosinase family protein, which produces MSQFDINAKRAALGDVRHRKNINNFSDSEIDTLRAAYGAVYGIRNRDDNRGYQYWAGKHGRPEADCDHGRLFLPWHRAYLYGLEKAMQFHSPDVTLAYWNWSGAATLASNDLPAPCRDATLADGSDNPLFAGPIYYREPDGTLVDRMSRRGNRTTPSYARLKQEVESAFEEDEFLPFQGEINGPHGGLHVRVGGDMGAFDYAGYDPIFWIHHANVDRQWARWQRSHDGAVVPRLDFSLPGVDMTVGTTVNHRMSLGYDYIANECFESFDRKDVAAGLAAFNASPTQFSVADLADGFESAIIEFHNVGHPLEGTRELRVFINQPDADADTPTEGNDHYAGSRILLGKSMCYGEDGHCALPPAREKFDRRVRPQMKPIKIYMNVTKTMQIPAVVAAEAGRTLITIVVVDQDENLLPLNSVKMDGLSFIARDGV; this is translated from the coding sequence ATGTCGCAGTTCGACATCAACGCAAAGCGGGCGGCGCTCGGAGACGTTCGGCATCGCAAGAACATCAACAACTTCTCAGACAGCGAGATCGACACGCTGCGTGCCGCCTATGGCGCAGTCTACGGCATCCGAAACCGGGATGACAATCGCGGCTATCAGTACTGGGCCGGCAAGCACGGCCGCCCCGAAGCGGACTGCGATCACGGCCGCCTCTTCCTGCCCTGGCACCGCGCCTACCTCTACGGGCTCGAGAAGGCGATGCAGTTCCACAGCCCCGACGTGACCCTGGCCTATTGGAACTGGAGCGGGGCCGCGACCCTCGCCTCCAACGACCTGCCCGCGCCCTGCCGCGACGCGACCTTGGCCGACGGCAGCGACAACCCACTCTTCGCCGGACCGATCTACTACCGGGAACCCGACGGGACCCTCGTGGACCGGATGAGCCGGCGCGGCAACCGAACGACGCCGAGCTACGCGCGACTCAAACAGGAAGTGGAGAGCGCCTTCGAGGAGGACGAGTTCCTGCCCTTCCAGGGCGAGATCAACGGTCCGCACGGCGGCCTTCACGTCCGGGTCGGCGGCGACATGGGCGCCTTCGACTACGCCGGCTACGACCCGATCTTCTGGATCCACCATGCCAACGTCGACCGCCAGTGGGCGCGCTGGCAGCGGAGCCACGACGGCGCGGTGGTGCCGCGCCTCGACTTCTCGCTGCCCGGCGTCGACATGACCGTGGGCACGACGGTCAATCACCGCATGAGCCTGGGCTACGACTACATCGCCAACGAGTGCTTCGAGTCCTTCGACCGCAAGGACGTCGCGGCGGGCCTGGCGGCCTTCAACGCCTCGCCGACGCAGTTCTCGGTGGCCGACCTCGCCGACGGCTTCGAGTCGGCGATCATCGAGTTCCACAACGTCGGCCATCCGCTCGAGGGCACCCGGGAGCTGCGCGTCTTCATCAACCAGCCCGACGCCGACGCGGACACCCCGACCGAGGGCAACGATCACTACGCCGGGTCTCGGATCCTGCTGGGCAAGTCCATGTGCTACGGCGAAGACGGCCACTGCGCCCTGCCGCCGGCGCGGGAGAAGTTCGATCGCCGCGTCCGGCCGCAGATGAAGCCGATCAAGATCTACATGAACGTCACCAAGACGATGCAGATCCCGGCCGTCGTCGCAGCCGAGGCCGGCCGCACCCTGATCACCATCGTGGTCGTCGACCAGGACGAGAACCTGCTGCCGCTCAACTCGGTGAAAATGGACGGCCTCTCCTTCATCGCCCGCGACGGCGTCTAG